In Perca fluviatilis chromosome 11, GENO_Pfluv_1.0, whole genome shotgun sequence, the following proteins share a genomic window:
- the LOC120568566 gene encoding uncharacterized protein LOC120568566 isoform X1, with protein MELVVLLCAVSLLHSCEAQESSAVTPVFVKKREDVLLNVTIADDPKDDTVIWRFNKTVNLVRFLPGRGPKVSDDYSGRIELLENYSVKLKNLTETDSGVYIAVVSGDKEKQITGYKITVQDPVSPVKLSVDSVSNSSDWCNLTVSCRAQDSHINSTFRCDTHTNTCSQEEGERSQVPPSAADLNVYLSKGSIICNHSNQVSCTKDIEVIEKFCPRHAGREPSNAISVGAGIGIGISLFLLCIVAAAAAAAFRYHQKRGQYKRESMENTVYEVPRVGHTTLPQSPTAEVTGLSPTSTYSTVGPHTGPVDSSTTLPESLYAQVDKPRSLNK; from the exons AGTCCAGTGCTGTGACTCCTGTGTTtgtgaagaagagagaggatGTGCTTCTGAATGTCACAATAGCTGATGATCCTAAAGACGATACTGTTATCTGGAGATTCAATAAAACAGTTAATTTAGTACGATTTTTACCTGGTAGAGGACCAAAAGTCTCTGATGATTACTCTGGAAGAATTGAGTTGCTTGAGAACTACTCTGTGAAATTGAAGAATctaacagagacagacagtggAGTTTATATTGCAGTAGTGTCTGGggataaagaaaaacaaataactgGATACAAGATTACAGTCCAAG atcCAGTGTCTCCAGTTAAACTGTCAGTGGACTCTGTGTCTAACAGCTCAGACTGGTGTAACCTGACAGTGAGCTGCAGAGCACAGGACTCTCACATTAACTCCACCTTTAGATGTGACACCCACACCAACACCTGCAGtcaggaggaaggagagagatcACAGGTCCCACCCTCTGCTGCTGATCTCAATGTCTACCTGTCCAAAGGCTCCATCATCTGTAACCATAGCAACCAGGTCAGCTGCACCAAGGACATCGAAGTAATTGAAAAATTCTGCCCCCGACATGCTG gtCGTGAACCTTCAAATGCCATCTCTGTGGGTGCTGGTATTGGCATAGgtatctctctcttcctcctatgtattgtagcagcagcagcagcagcagcatttcgTTATCATCAAAAGAGAGGACAAT ATAAAAGAGAGAGCATGGAGAATACAGTATATGAAGTTCCTCGG GTCGGACATACAACCTTACCTCAGAGTCCAACAGCTGAAGTTACAGGTCTTTCTCCGACCTCCACCTACAGCACGGTAGGGCCTCACACTGGACCTGTGGATTCCAGTACGACTCTGCCAGAGAGTCTGTATGCTCAGGTGGATAAACCCAGGTCCTTAAACAAGTAA
- the LOC120568566 gene encoding uncharacterized protein LOC120568566 isoform X2, whose protein sequence is MELVVLLCAVSLLHSCEAQESSAVTPVFVKKREDVLLNVTIADDPKDDTVIWRFNKTVNLVRFLPGRGPKVSDDYSGRIELLENYSVKLKNLTETDSGVYIAVVSGDKEKQITGYKITVQDPVSPVKLSVDSVSNSSDWCNLTVSCRAQDSHINSTFRCDTHTNTCSQEEGERSQVPPSAADLNVYLSKGSIICNHSNQVSCTKDIEVIEKFCPRHAGREPSNAISVGAGIGIGISLFLLCIVAAAAAAAFRYHQKRGQCRTYNLTSESNS, encoded by the exons AGTCCAGTGCTGTGACTCCTGTGTTtgtgaagaagagagaggatGTGCTTCTGAATGTCACAATAGCTGATGATCCTAAAGACGATACTGTTATCTGGAGATTCAATAAAACAGTTAATTTAGTACGATTTTTACCTGGTAGAGGACCAAAAGTCTCTGATGATTACTCTGGAAGAATTGAGTTGCTTGAGAACTACTCTGTGAAATTGAAGAATctaacagagacagacagtggAGTTTATATTGCAGTAGTGTCTGGggataaagaaaaacaaataactgGATACAAGATTACAGTCCAAG atcCAGTGTCTCCAGTTAAACTGTCAGTGGACTCTGTGTCTAACAGCTCAGACTGGTGTAACCTGACAGTGAGCTGCAGAGCACAGGACTCTCACATTAACTCCACCTTTAGATGTGACACCCACACCAACACCTGCAGtcaggaggaaggagagagatcACAGGTCCCACCCTCTGCTGCTGATCTCAATGTCTACCTGTCCAAAGGCTCCATCATCTGTAACCATAGCAACCAGGTCAGCTGCACCAAGGACATCGAAGTAATTGAAAAATTCTGCCCCCGACATGCTG gtCGTGAACCTTCAAATGCCATCTCTGTGGGTGCTGGTATTGGCATAGgtatctctctcttcctcctatgtattgtagcagcagcagcagcagcagcatttcgTTATCATCAAAAGAGAGGACAAT GTCGGACATACAACCTTACCTCAGAGTCCAACAGCTGA